The following coding sequences lie in one Bacteroidota bacterium genomic window:
- a CDS encoding heavy metal-binding domain-containing protein: MDKSFCPNCNSEIKESVFGSNLLLNNYMVAVINEFLNKRLPGYCEKCGRKLYGEAVVIFSEEKEKINSEIESLMQVVPIVTTHSPNGWVYNSIGIVTGQSTTGTGIVSEFTSTFTDLFGSQSNALNNKLRNGENFCFNILRKKCLELGGNAVIAADVDYSEVGGGKGILMVCSAGTAVLVKNFSEIFPERLDKVELAKLKVARLNLLNSLNLTY, translated from the coding sequence ATGGATAAGTCTTTTTGCCCGAACTGTAATTCTGAAATTAAAGAATCGGTTTTTGGATCCAATCTTCTATTGAACAACTACATGGTTGCCGTAATCAATGAATTCTTGAATAAAAGATTGCCTGGATACTGTGAAAAGTGTGGAAGAAAACTTTATGGGGAGGCTGTGGTCATTTTTTCTGAGGAGAAGGAGAAAATTAACTCTGAAATTGAAAGTTTAATGCAAGTTGTTCCAATTGTCACAACTCATTCTCCTAATGGATGGGTATATAATTCGATCGGAATCGTGACTGGACAATCAACAACCGGAACAGGAATTGTTTCTGAATTCACATCTACTTTTACCGATCTTTTTGGTTCGCAGTCAAATGCCCTAAATAACAAATTACGAAATGGTGAGAATTTCTGCTTTAACATACTCAGGAAGAAATGTCTTGAACTTGGAGGTAACGCAGTGATTGCAGCCGACGTGGATTATTCTGAGGTTGGTGGAGGAAAGGGGATCCTTATGGTCTGTTCAGCAGGAACAGCGGTTTTGGTTAAAAATTTCAGTGAAATTTTTCCAGAAAGGTTAGATAAAGTGGAGTTAGCAAAATTGAAGGTTGCGAGATTAAATCTTCTAAATTCCCTTAATCTCACCTATTGA